Genomic window (Phycisphaerae bacterium):
AGGGCGATTTCCGGTCGAACGAAGCGAATCTCTTTCGCCTTGCCGATCGGTCCGTACACCGGGTCCCAGACGGTGTAACCGTGCAGGTACGGAAAGCCAAAGTGCAGGCCCGGCTCGGCGGCGCGGTTCAACTCGTCCGGCGGACGGTTGTCGCCCATCCAGTCCCGGCCGTTTTCCGTGAACCACAGCTCGCCGGTTGTCGGATGCCAGTCGAACCCCACCGTGTTGCGAATGCCCTCGGCGAATATCTCCAGCTCCGAACCGTCCGGCTTCATTCGCATGATCGTCGAATACCGCGGATCTTCCCGCAGGCACACGTTGCACGGCGCTCCGATCGGCACGTACAGCCGGTTGTCCGGCCCGAACCGGATGAACTTCCAGCCGTGGTGCTGGTCGTCGGGAAACGACTCGTTGACCACCACCGGCGCCGGCGGATCGTCGATCCGGTTCTCGATACTCGGCAGCTTCACCACCCGGTCGACGGCGGAAATGTAGAGGTCGCCCTCGTGGAAATCCACGCCTACCGGCTGGTCCAGCCCTCGAGCCACCACCGCCACCCGATCGGCCTTGTGGTCGCCGTCCTGATCGATAATGGCAAAGACCTTGCCCGACCACGAGCCGACAAACAGAATCCCGTTGGGCGAAAAAACCATCTCCCGCGCCTCGGGCACGTCGGCTGAGTATACCTCGATCCGAAACCCTTCCGGCAGCACGATTTTATCCAGCCGGATTTGCTGTCCCACGCCGCACGACGGCAATAGCGCCGCCACGCCCAGCAACACCAGGTGCGCTCTGTCTCCCATGGCCATCCCCCCTTATTTGCGAATGGTGCCGATCAGCCTCCCGAAATCTCGATCACGATCTTGCCGAACTGCTCGCCTTCCTCCATCCGCCGCATCGCTTCCTTCGCGTGGTCCAGCGGCAGCACGAAATCGACCACCGGCTTGAGCCCCGTCACGTTCACCGCCCGCAGCAGACGGCAGAAATCCTCGTGCGAGCCCATCGTCGATCCGAGCACCGAAACCTGATTCCAGTACAAGCTTTGCAGATCGATCCGCGCCTTCGCACCCGTGGTCACTCCGCAAAGGACCACCCGTCCGCCCCGGCGAACCACCTGCATGTCGATCACAAACGTCGCGGCGCCCACCGCGTCGATCACCACGTCCACGCCGGCCCCTTGGGTGATCGACTTGACCTCCTGGGCCACGTCGGCCTTCGCGTAGTTGATCGTCCGATCCGCTCCCACTTCCTTCGCCCGCCGAAGCTTCTCGTCCGACGATGACGTCACGATCGCCTCGGCGCCCGCGACCTTGGCGATCTGCAGGGCCGCCAGGGCCACGCCGCCGCCGATCCCGTGGATCAGCACCGTCTCGCCCGGCTTCAGTTCCGCCCGCGTCATCAGCATCCGCCACGCCGTCAGGTGGACCAGCGGCAACGCGGCCGCCTCCACGAAACACAGATGCTCCGGCTTGGGATAGAGATTCTCCGCCGGTACGGCGACCATCTCGGCGAACGTGCCCGGCCGCGTCGCCCCCACAATCTCAAAATCGCGGCACAGGCTCTGCTCGCCGCGGCGGCAGAACTCGCACCGCCCGCAGCTTATGCCCGGGTTCAGCACCACCTCGTCGCCCGGCTTGACGCCCTCCACGCACGGCCCGACCGCCTCGACCACGCCGGCGGCGTCCGAACCAAGTACGTGCGGCATCGGCGATTCCATCCCCGGCCGACCCTTGCGCACCCAGATGTCCAGGTGATTCAAAGCCGCCGCCCGGACGCGAACCACCGCCTCGCCCTCACCGGGAGTGGGCGCCGGAAGGTCCATCACCTCGACCGCATCCAGTTCCCCGTCCGCCCGAAACGCGACCGCCTTCATGCTTCACCTTTCATCCGACTATGCCCATGTTGTCCGGGACGCCGATGGCCCCGAATCCACAAACCACCTCAAACCGCCCTAGCGGACTACTTCAGAATGCAGATCGACTCGGGCACGACCAGCCGCAGCGCCAGCGACTCGGAGATCGCGAACTCATACTCGCGATCGTCCGGCCCAACGAAGCTGGCAGCCAGGTCCTGACCCAAAACGATGGATGCGTACTGCCGACCCGTCGCGATCAGCACGCCGCCCGACTTGAGCACCGGCGCCTTGACCAACCCGTCGGTGATGATCTGGCTGACGTGCTCGATCTCGGTCGCATTGCCTTGGTGGTAGCGGCGATAGAGCAGGTTGTACAGGTTCGGCGACAGCGCAGCCGCGTACGGCCCGTGAAAACCCGCCGCGTCCAGTTTCGTGATCGCCCGGATCAGATCGTCAGCGGCACGGCCGATCTCGTCCCACGACTGAAGCTGGTGCGATTCGGTCCCCTTGGCCGACAGCAGGCCTGTCATACCCGCCGCCTTCGAGCCGTTGAAGATCAGGTTGTCCTCAGCCTGGGCGCAGGCCAGCGCCGCCTTGGCGATCCCCTCCGCCTGGAAAGGCAAATCCGTACTCTCGAACGTGGCCACGTCGCGAACCGGCAGCTTGAAGGCGGCGTGAAGCTCCACCACCGGCACCGGCACGCTCGCGCTGATCGTTACGCCTTCCCCACCTTCACCGAGTTGGCGGTCCGTGCCGGGCAGGTTCTTGAGCTCCAGCCCGAACGGCCCGTCAATGTGCAGAATCCGCCGGCCCGAAAGCTGCGACTTCGCCGCCGCCACCACGATCTCGTCAATCCGATTCCATACCTTCTCCCCGAAAGGAGCGTCATCGCGATGCAAATACTTATTCGTCATGGTTTTACCCCCAATTCTTGAATGTCTCAGGTCCTCTCCGAAGCTCGGATCATCCCTTGGATTTCATCTCGCCGATCGACGGCACATCGCCTTCCGGTTCTTCCGCCGACGGCGTCTGCTCGGGAGTCTGCCCGAGCTTCCTGGCCTCTTCCTCCACCTCTTCATACCCGTTCTGCAGGAACTGCCGCTCGTCCGGCAGGAAGAAGTCCAGCAGACGCATGAACTCCCCGGCGTGCTCACGCTCCTCGTTCGCCACGTCCTGCATCACCTCCTTGGTCAGCGGGTCGTCCGTGGCGTCCGCGATCGCCTCATAGAGATGGATCGCCTCATACTCGGCGGCGATCGACAGCCGGATCGCCCGCGTGATCTCGCGCTTGTTCAGCTTCCGGTCCGGAGCCATACCGCTGAATGGATTGACGAACTCAGGCATGGGAGACCTCCTTTATCGCTGTAATCGACAATATAGCAATAGTAGTGTTGGGTAGAGACAGGCAGCTTGCCTCGTTGGCTCAACCCGGATTTCCCCAATTCGTGAATCAATGAACCCCTGTACGCTGTTTTATGATAGTTACTACTTTCCGCCTCCGTCAAGGAAAAAAGGTTTGATCTGGAGCAGGAAGGTGGCGCATGGTGATCGTGGGGGGGCAGCCAGTGTCGCTGTCGGTCGTTTACCCGCAGTCTTTGAACGATGGGTTCGGATTACCGCTGGGCCCCGACCATCTCGTCGATCAGCTTCTTTCTTGCCTCATCGACCGGCTCCAGCGGACTGACCGCCCGGCCGTTGCCGATCCCGAGCTTCGACAGCGCGTACTTGAGCCCCGAAATCCAGCACGGCCCCGTCCGCAGCATGGTCTGACGCATCGCCAGCACCCGCATCTGGAGACGCAGCAGCTCGGTGTAGTCCCGGTCCAGGTGAGCCTGCCAGGCCCGCACGAACGTTTCCGGCTCGTAATTCGCGCACACCGGCACCATGCCGCACGCCCCAGCGAACAGTCCATCCGCGATGAACCGCTCGTCGCCCATGAGCACGTTCAAACCGACCGCGCGGCCCTGCTCGACGAGCTTCCAGAAGACGTTCATATCGCCCGAACTGTCCTTGTAGTAGCGCGTCCAGCCGCGTTTGGCCGCTTCGCAAACCGTCTCGACCGCCACCGTCGATGCGGTAAAACCCGGAATGTTGTACGCGATCATCTCCATCCGGTCCGACGCCGCCGCGCGGGCCTCGCCGAACAGGCGAAGCTGCTCCGAAGCCGTGACGATCGGCTGATAGAACGTCGGCGTCAGCACGAAGTACTTGTACCCGATCCGGTCGGCCGCTTTGATCTTCTCGATCACCCGCCGCGTCGAGGTCTCCATCACGCCGGCCAGCAGATGCGCCTTGTCGCCCGCCTCGTCGCGCGTCACCTCGAGCAATCGGACCCACTGGTCGAACGACAGCAGCGGCCCTTCGCCCGCCGAACCGGCCACGAACAGCGTGTTAAGGTCCGCGCCGATCAGACGCCGCACCAGCTTCCGAAGCGATGGTTCGTCCAC
Coding sequences:
- a CDS encoding sorbosone dehydrogenase family protein, producing MAMGDRAHLVLLGVAALLPSCGVGQQIRLDKIVLPEGFRIEVYSADVPEAREMVFSPNGILFVGSWSGKVFAIIDQDGDHKADRVAVVARGLDQPVGVDFHEGDLYISAVDRVVKLPSIENRIDDPPAPVVVNESFPDDQHHGWKFIRFGPDNRLYVPIGAPCNVCLREDPRYSTIMRMKPDGSELEIFAEGIRNTVGFDWHPTTGELWFTENGRDWMGDNRPPDELNRAAEPGLHFGFPYLHGYTVWDPVYGPIGKAKEIRFVRPEIAL
- a CDS encoding zinc-binding dehydrogenase, whose product is MKAVAFRADGELDAVEVMDLPAPTPGEGEAVVRVRAAALNHLDIWVRKGRPGMESPMPHVLGSDAAGVVEAVGPCVEGVKPGDEVVLNPGISCGRCEFCRRGEQSLCRDFEIVGATRPGTFAEMVAVPAENLYPKPEHLCFVEAAALPLVHLTAWRMLMTRAELKPGETVLIHGIGGGVALAALQIAKVAGAEAIVTSSSDEKLRRAKEVGADRTINYAKADVAQEVKSITQGAGVDVVIDAVGAATFVIDMQVVRRGGRVVLCGVTTGAKARIDLQSLYWNQVSVLGSTMGSHEDFCRLLRAVNVTGLKPVVDFVLPLDHAKEAMRRMEEGEQFGKIVIEISGG
- a CDS encoding bacteriocin family protein; translated protein: MTNKYLHRDDAPFGEKVWNRIDEIVVAAAKSQLSGRRILHIDGPFGLELKNLPGTDRQLGEGGEGVTISASVPVPVVELHAAFKLPVRDVATFESTDLPFQAEGIAKAALACAQAEDNLIFNGSKAAGMTGLLSAKGTESHQLQSWDEIGRAADDLIRAITKLDAAGFHGPYAAALSPNLYNLLYRRYHQGNATEIEHVSQIITDGLVKAPVLKSGGVLIATGRQYASIVLGQDLAASFVGPDDREYEFAISESLALRLVVPESICILK
- a CDS encoding Rubrerythrin, yielding MPEFVNPFSGMAPDRKLNKREITRAIRLSIAAEYEAIHLYEAIADATDDPLTKEVMQDVANEEREHAGEFMRLLDFFLPDERQFLQNGYEEVEEEARKLGQTPEQTPSAEEPEGDVPSIGEMKSKG
- a CDS encoding dihydrodipicolinate synthase family protein, with protein sequence VDEPSLRKLVRRLIGADLNTLFVAGSAGEGPLLSFDQWVRLLEVTRDEAGDKAHLLAGVMETSTRRVIEKIKAADRIGYKYFVLTPTFYQPIVTASEQLRLFGEARAAASDRMEMIAYNIPGFTASTVAVETVCEAAKRGWTRYYKDSSGDMNVFWKLVEQGRAVGLNVLMGDERFIADGLFAGACGMVPVCANYEPETFVRAWQAHLDRDYTELLRLQMRVLAMRQTMLRTGPCWISGLKYALSKLGIGNGRAVSPLEPVDEARKKLIDEMVGAQR